A genomic region of Rhizobium sp. ARZ01 contains the following coding sequences:
- a CDS encoding DUF982 domain-containing protein, producing MITQDRLIRIVISPEDALSALSDSWPRAHGGQRFKQARRACIDAICGRRTPDEARDVFIDACQEAKILLTHTRSGNDTTLRR from the coding sequence ATGATCACCCAGGACAGGCTCATTCGGATCGTCATAAGTCCAGAAGACGCCCTTTCCGCGCTCTCCGATAGCTGGCCGCGTGCCCATGGTGGCCAGCGCTTCAAACAAGCGAGACGCGCGTGTATAGACGCGATTTGTGGGCGCAGGACGCCGGATGAGGCCAGGGACGTCTTTATTGACGCATGCCAGGAGGCAAAGATCCTTCTGACCCACACTAGGAGTGGCAACGACACGACGTTGCGCCGATAG
- a CDS encoding adenylate/guanylate cyclase domain-containing protein yields MPETSTGKARHRVRIGFQLSITALFVAVVLCVGLALVFLSFDRAKAITRTAALTFIDRVAEHTAERVDRQFKEVQSALAVLKLLPSVGTAAISDNQSLNAILAVLLRQHEQLYNLYVGYDDGAFIELDALDRAGPAVRAKLGAPADSAFRLTVMDRPPGSSTRMRTTYFLSTDLKTLTQAQREADYDPRTRPWYLGAFEPGAGAITDPYVFKVANLIGYTVRAPFTAPRLGIVAGDILLADVDAFLRAQKLGQSGVVFLFDDSGRLIAHPRMTEFLKAGSSDGTADLPRLDQVEAIDVGVPLKAWRQSGVAQQFFEARDGRTYVAAFRSIETAGSANLRLAVVAPLDEFFSEVEAGRRRLLLLALAFVFASLPVVWWIGSLLSRSMNALAVETDQIQRFDVQGEGKRVRSSIREIDDLGQSVSTMRAVVQTFSSFVPKRLVQQLIESGTALRLGGSRREITILFTDIAGFTHISEHADPEKLMLYTSRYLAALTEVIMANNGTVDKFVGDAVMAIWNAPAEDPDHVAHACSAVLACRDASHMLVQEFEREGWPAYRTRFGLHTGEAVVGNVGSSDRMSYTVLGATVNMAARLEALNKDYGTEILVSEAVREQVADRFAFRSVDTVTPKGFEAAVRIYELTA; encoded by the coding sequence ATGCCGGAAACGTCGACGGGAAAAGCGCGCCACCGCGTCAGGATCGGATTCCAGCTCTCAATCACCGCGCTTTTTGTTGCGGTCGTCCTGTGTGTCGGCCTAGCCCTCGTCTTCCTCAGCTTCGACCGGGCGAAGGCGATCACCCGTACCGCCGCCCTGACCTTCATCGACCGGGTCGCAGAACACACAGCGGAGCGGGTGGACCGGCAATTCAAGGAGGTCCAGAGCGCCCTGGCGGTGCTGAAGCTACTCCCTTCCGTGGGAACCGCGGCAATCTCGGACAACCAGTCCCTCAATGCAATCCTAGCGGTGCTTCTTCGGCAACACGAACAGCTCTACAACTTGTATGTCGGGTACGACGACGGAGCTTTTATCGAGCTCGACGCCCTTGACCGGGCCGGGCCTGCCGTCCGGGCGAAACTTGGGGCGCCCGCGGATTCAGCCTTCCGGTTGACCGTGATGGACCGACCGCCTGGATCGTCGACAAGGATGCGGACCACCTACTTTCTCTCCACAGACCTCAAGACGTTGACTCAGGCGCAGCGCGAGGCGGACTACGATCCTCGGACCAGGCCATGGTATCTCGGCGCATTCGAGCCCGGCGCCGGCGCGATTACCGACCCTTACGTGTTCAAGGTTGCCAACCTGATCGGGTACACCGTGCGGGCGCCATTCACGGCGCCGCGGCTCGGCATAGTCGCTGGCGACATACTGCTCGCCGACGTTGATGCTTTCCTGCGCGCGCAGAAACTAGGGCAGTCGGGTGTAGTCTTCCTGTTCGACGACAGCGGCCGGCTGATCGCCCATCCGCGGATGACCGAGTTCTTGAAAGCCGGATCCTCGGACGGCACTGCGGACCTGCCTCGACTTGATCAAGTCGAGGCCATCGATGTCGGCGTTCCGTTGAAGGCGTGGAGGCAGAGCGGTGTTGCCCAGCAGTTCTTTGAGGCCCGGGACGGCCGGACCTACGTTGCAGCGTTCCGCTCGATTGAGACAGCCGGTTCGGCTAATCTCCGCCTGGCTGTCGTGGCGCCGCTTGATGAGTTCTTTTCGGAGGTAGAGGCGGGAAGGCGCAGGTTGCTCCTGCTCGCCCTCGCGTTCGTTTTCGCCTCGTTGCCCGTCGTCTGGTGGATCGGCTCGCTGCTATCCCGCTCCATGAATGCTCTGGCCGTAGAAACCGACCAGATCCAGCGTTTTGATGTACAGGGAGAGGGCAAGCGAGTGCGCTCTTCGATCCGTGAGATCGACGACCTGGGCCAGTCAGTGTCGACTATGCGGGCGGTTGTCCAGACCTTTTCCAGTTTTGTCCCGAAGCGCCTTGTACAGCAGCTCATCGAGAGCGGAACAGCGTTGCGACTCGGCGGTTCCCGCCGAGAGATCACGATCTTATTCACGGACATCGCGGGCTTTACCCATATCTCGGAACACGCAGATCCCGAGAAACTCATGCTCTACACTTCCCGTTACCTTGCCGCGCTGACCGAGGTGATCATGGCAAACAATGGCACGGTTGATAAGTTCGTCGGCGATGCGGTCATGGCGATCTGGAATGCCCCGGCAGAGGACCCAGATCATGTAGCACACGCCTGTTCCGCGGTGCTCGCATGTCGTGACGCGAGCCACATGCTAGTTCAGGAGTTCGAACGGGAGGGATGGCCCGCCTACAGGACTCGGTTCGGTCTCCATACGGGCGAGGCAGTCGTCGGCAACGTCGGCTCGTCGGATCGAATGAGCTACACGGTCCTCGGCGCAACCGTGAACATGGCGGCCCGGCTGGAGGCGCTGAACAAGGATTACGGCACCGAGATACTTGTCAGCGAGGCCGTCCGGGAACAGGTGGCGGATCGGTTCGCCTTCAGGTCAGTCGATACCGTGACGCCGAAAGGTTTCGAGGCCGCGGTGCGAATATATGAATTGACAGCATGA
- a CDS encoding DUF1515 family protein codes for MDELVSRVGHLETGVSELKDDVGEMKPVTEDVKRWKLMGIGALGVKGGKAVNAKEPGVGHAGLGGSWDCRWRKRVPTTRDTPDGACRVSELLQQMELDLAKYNTGCPLSGGQKQRIGIARACTMLKRPLKGCCHINQMSVGRGRVLSLR; via the coding sequence ATGGACGAGCTGGTTTCGCGCGTCGGCCATCTCGAAACAGGCGTGTCCGAATTGAAGGACGATGTTGGGGAGATGAAGCCGGTCACCGAGGACGTGAAGCGCTGGAAGCTGATGGGCATCGGGGCACTGGGCGTCAAAGGGGGTAAAGCGGTCAACGCCAAAGAGCCCGGCGTCGGGCACGCCGGGCTAGGCGGCAGTTGGGACTGCAGGTGGCGGAAGCGGGTCCCTACGACCCGAGACACCCCCGACGGGGCGTGTCGGGTGTCCGAGCTTTTGCAGCAGATGGAACTCGACCTGGCGAAGTACAATACCGGTTGCCCCCTTTCCGGCGGTCAGAAGCAGAGGATCGGCATCGCACGCGCCTGCACCATGTTGAAGCGACCCTTGAAAGGGTGTTGTCACATAAACCAGATGTCAGTTGGTAGGGGGCGAGTTCTCAGTCTCCGATGA
- a CDS encoding YMGG-like glycine zipper-containing protein gives MTRTIVLLVLLEAAASGCTATEQGAGIGAASGAVIGGAITNDVRGAAVGAAIGGVSGAAIGSVAGQSGNCYYRDAYGRRFIAAC, from the coding sequence ATGACCAGAACGATCGTTCTACTCGTGCTGCTTGAGGCAGCCGCCTCGGGATGTACGGCGACGGAGCAAGGCGCGGGCATTGGCGCAGCTAGTGGTGCTGTAATCGGCGGTGCAATTACCAATGATGTCAGAGGGGCTGCGGTTGGTGCCGCCATCGGTGGTGTATCGGGCGCTGCGATTGGCAGCGTCGCCGGCCAGTCTGGGAACTGCTACTATCGAGATGCATACGGTCGCCGCTTTATCGCCGCCTGTTGA
- a CDS encoding DUF1629 domain-containing protein, with protein MAWKIDIDCVSAQPNFEIDTDDDWMKPYGFGSWGAIHSLIGRPVPRSATQTDSNKLVDVFPLPALACVGERFRAIVESFEPGIHEFYPIQLKTRKGVPYEEPYFLINVGQRFDSILVKGIDLEWGRRVAGDLEGIPYLSRMGTKPPLPVSRSTIAGRHLWLNYWVWEGGGIMVSDQLRAALMDAKVRRLNFKEPWAEHFDEIDAPFDYREQVPHIVDWMETHRPTAMLDQHLDWVKTYMPHWLQ; from the coding sequence ATGGCTTGGAAGATCGACATTGATTGCGTTTCCGCGCAGCCAAATTTTGAGATTGATACGGATGACGATTGGATGAAACCGTATGGATTCGGTTCTTGGGGAGCGATCCACAGTCTCATTGGCCGCCCGGTGCCGAGGAGTGCGACCCAGACCGACAGCAACAAGCTTGTCGACGTCTTTCCGCTGCCGGCGCTTGCCTGTGTCGGTGAGAGATTTCGGGCGATCGTGGAGTCATTCGAGCCGGGCATCCATGAATTTTATCCAATCCAGCTCAAGACGAGGAAAGGGGTTCCCTATGAGGAACCCTACTTCCTAATCAATGTCGGCCAGCGCTTCGATTCCATCCTGGTCAAGGGGATCGATCTCGAATGGGGCAGGAGAGTAGCAGGTGACCTGGAGGGGATTCCCTATCTTTCTCGCATGGGCACCAAACCGCCATTGCCCGTCAGCAGATCGACGATCGCGGGCCGGCACCTCTGGCTGAACTATTGGGTCTGGGAAGGCGGGGGGATTATGGTTTCCGATCAACTCCGAGCCGCGCTGATGGATGCAAAGGTCCGGCGCTTGAATTTCAAGGAACCGTGGGCCGAGCATTTCGACGAGATCGATGCGCCCTTCGATTATCGCGAGCAGGTGCCGCACATAGTCGACTGGATGGAGACCCACCGACCCACGGCGATGCTCGACCAGCACCTTGACTGGGTGAAAACCTACATGCCGCATTGGCTGCAATAA
- a CDS encoding RidA family protein, which produces MNSISRMNPATLPDFGQQGFSQISIAEPGRIAYISGQVAWTPEGTPLPSDLVEQIHIAGANARKALEAISATMQDVVMARVYVTDLTEERLQRVMDPLRKIFDGAQPSLTGIGVAALAGQGLQVELELVVRLPD; this is translated from the coding sequence ATGAACAGCATCTCCCGCATGAACCCGGCCACGTTGCCGGATTTCGGCCAGCAAGGCTTTTCTCAAATCTCGATCGCAGAACCAGGCCGTATCGCCTACATCTCAGGACAAGTTGCCTGGACACCGGAGGGCACGCCGCTTCCCAGCGATCTCGTTGAACAGATCCACATCGCCGGCGCCAATGCCCGAAAGGCACTGGAGGCGATCAGCGCCACCATGCAGGACGTCGTGATGGCGCGCGTCTACGTTACTGACCTGACCGAGGAGCGGCTGCAGAGGGTCATGGATCCTCTTCGCAAGATCTTCGACGGAGCACAGCCCTCTCTCACTGGCATTGGTGTCGCGGCCCTTGCCGGACAAGGCCTGCAAGTTGAGCTCGAACTGGTCGTCCGCCTGCCTGACTGA
- a CDS encoding helix-turn-helix transcriptional regulator has product MLKDTTLAPRAAVDTTDDTIGGRISLSRDAVGLSVEQISAIAGVTVETWTNWENDRSEPRANRLDMLARILQVKIAWLLDGQGKGPLL; this is encoded by the coding sequence ATGCTGAAAGACACCACCCTTGCACCGCGCGCTGCAGTCGATACCACCGACGACACGATCGGCGGCCGGATTTCACTGTCCCGCGATGCGGTCGGCCTTTCCGTCGAGCAGATTTCCGCCATCGCCGGTGTCACCGTCGAGACCTGGACAAACTGGGAAAACGACCGCTCCGAGCCGAGAGCCAACCGCCTCGACATGCTGGCCCGTATTCTACAGGTCAAGATAGCTTGGCTGCTCGATGGACAGGGCAAAGGCCCGCTCCTCTGA
- a CDS encoding RNase H family protein has translation MSESNSFACDISSGIHVFADGTASESWRGRLGRRALLNAIGVAKRFDGPVTIWCDSQYCVNGVNDWRHKWKRHGWKKSPNAKERVKNPDLWKGIDEAMTSAA, from the coding sequence GTGAGCGAAAGCAACTCATTTGCGTGCGACATCTCGTCCGGAATTCACGTCTTTGCTGACGGCACAGCTTCCGAATCCTGGCGAGGGCGGTTGGGGCGTCGTGCGCTGCTGAATGCGATCGGGGTCGCGAAGCGCTTTGACGGTCCGGTGACAATCTGGTGCGACAGCCAGTATTGCGTCAACGGCGTGAACGACTGGCGCCACAAGTGGAAGCGGCACGGCTGGAAGAAGAGCCCGAATGCGAAGGAACGGGTCAAAAACCCAGATCTCTGGAAGGGGATCGACGAGGCCATGACGAGCGCGGCGTAG
- a CDS encoding DUF1515 family protein, which yields MDELVSRVGHLEAGVSELKDDVAEMKPVTDDVKRLKLMGIGALGVKRQSGKRQRARRRARRARRQLRLQVAEAGPPRALLRTRVNSSRLVTHIALGPYSWLRNRHLHRVRRACMPANNSAGSWVPARNICVNLSGKFVGHSRMIGDALTFAHFLNW from the coding sequence ATGGACGAGCTGGTTTCGCGCGTCGGCCATCTCGAAGCAGGCGTGTCCGAATTGAAGGACGATGTTGCGGAGATGAAGCCGGTCACCGATGACGTGAAGCGCTTGAAGCTGATGGGCATCGGGGCACTGGGCGTCAAAAGGCAAAGCGGTAAACGCCAAAGAGCCCGGCGTCGGGCACGCCGGGCTAGGCGGCAGTTGAGACTGCAGGTGGCGGAAGCGGGTCCGCCACGCGCCCTGCTACGCACTCGCGTAAACAGTTCCCGACTGGTGACTCACATCGCCTTAGGACCGTACAGTTGGCTTCGGAACCGCCACTTGCATCGGGTTAGGCGAGCATGCATGCCCGCCAACAACTCGGCTGGCTCGTGGGTTCCGGCCAGAAACATCTGCGTCAATTTGTCTGGCAAGTTCGTCGGCCACAGCCGAATGATCGGAGATGCGCTCACATTCGCACACTTTCTCAACTGGTAA
- a CDS encoding LysR family transcriptional regulator: MSDTPDLGTIRAFIAVAEAGNFATAARTAGLTRSALGKALTRLEGRLGTRLLHRTTRRVSLTVDGAEYLARTRQILSDLAEAEASIRQDRPVARGVLRLTLPDAYGRLRVLPILKDFLREWPELSAEVNFTDRPINLVEEGVDLAVRIGSTETSAELVGRVVARSTIILCAAPAYLAERGRPMVLGELADHDRLHFGSRGEAMRWAVSAPSQATEQVAGPGRVTLDSAEAIRDMAVAGFGIAHLPRFLVADDLATGRLVAIFVDHPMREVPISVLYPNRRHLPARVRLFIDRLSQNLEVE, translated from the coding sequence ATGAGCGATACACCCGATCTCGGCACCATTCGCGCCTTCATCGCCGTTGCGGAAGCCGGGAATTTTGCGACTGCCGCCCGCACAGCCGGCCTCACGCGCTCGGCGCTTGGGAAGGCACTTACGCGGCTGGAGGGAAGACTGGGAACCCGTCTCCTTCACAGAACCACGCGTCGGGTATCGTTGACGGTGGACGGCGCCGAGTATCTGGCACGGACCAGGCAGATACTTTCTGACCTCGCCGAGGCCGAAGCCAGCATTCGCCAGGATCGCCCCGTCGCGCGGGGCGTGCTCCGGCTCACCTTGCCGGATGCCTACGGGCGACTACGTGTCCTTCCGATCCTGAAAGACTTCCTCCGGGAGTGGCCGGAGCTATCGGCCGAAGTGAACTTCACGGATCGTCCGATCAATCTCGTCGAGGAGGGCGTCGATCTCGCGGTGCGCATCGGAAGCACGGAGACGAGCGCCGAACTGGTAGGACGGGTGGTGGCACGCTCGACAATCATTCTCTGTGCCGCTCCCGCTTATCTGGCCGAGCGGGGCAGACCGATGGTCCTGGGGGAACTTGCCGACCACGACCGCCTCCATTTCGGCAGTCGCGGGGAAGCCATGCGTTGGGCCGTTTCGGCGCCGTCGCAGGCTACGGAGCAGGTCGCGGGGCCGGGGCGCGTAACTCTCGACAGTGCCGAGGCGATCCGCGACATGGCTGTCGCGGGATTCGGCATCGCCCATCTTCCTCGGTTTCTCGTGGCAGACGATCTGGCGACCGGGCGCCTGGTTGCGATTTTTGTCGATCATCCAATGCGTGAAGTGCCCATCTCCGTCCTCTATCCGAACCGACGCCACCTGCCAGCTCGTGTCCGTCTGTTTATCGACCGATTGTCGCAGAACCTCGAAGTTGAATGA
- a CDS encoding entericidin → MTKSMITHITFVCVAVSVLGGCANTIRGMGQDTANTVNATQGAGRTVEKAAQ, encoded by the coding sequence ATGACGAAGTCAATGATTACCCACATCACTTTCGTATGTGTTGCCGTTTCGGTGCTTGGCGGATGCGCCAACACCATCCGCGGCATGGGACAGGACACGGCCAACACGGTCAATGCCACGCAGGGTGCTGGACGAACCGTCGAAAAGGCCGCCCAGTAA
- a CDS encoding proline/glycine betaine ABC transporter permease — protein sequence MTFDIGDGVDSAVNYVLDNFAPLLDVIAATIGTVTNGIQAALTATPMPLGLAILVLLSLWRVGFGFAGFTALSLWLVNHMGLWSDMMETLSLVLASTLVAMLIGLPLGIAMARSDRVAAVVRPVLDLMQTMPAFVYLIPAAMFFGLGAVPGTIATVIFSMPPVVRLTNLGLRQVHAEFIEAGNAFGCTAAQLLFKVQLPNALPSIMAGINQTIMLSLSMVVIASMIGAGGIGNTVLTGIQRLDVGTGFEGGITVVILAVILDRTTQSFGRKRARGRRSLFRRPAQEPAASAAAMV from the coding sequence ATGACGTTCGATATCGGTGACGGCGTCGACAGCGCCGTCAACTACGTCCTCGACAATTTCGCCCCGCTGCTCGACGTCATAGCCGCGACCATCGGCACGGTGACGAACGGAATCCAGGCAGCGCTCACGGCAACGCCGATGCCACTAGGCCTTGCGATCCTCGTCCTGCTTTCGCTGTGGCGAGTCGGCTTTGGCTTTGCGGGCTTCACGGCCCTCTCGCTCTGGCTTGTCAATCACATGGGCCTGTGGTCCGACATGATGGAGACTCTGTCGCTGGTTCTCGCCTCGACGCTTGTAGCCATGTTGATCGGCCTGCCGCTCGGCATCGCCATGGCGCGCAGCGATCGCGTCGCAGCCGTCGTCCGGCCCGTGCTCGACCTCATGCAGACCATGCCCGCATTCGTCTACCTGATTCCGGCAGCAATGTTCTTCGGCCTCGGCGCGGTGCCCGGCACGATTGCGACCGTCATCTTCTCGATGCCGCCGGTCGTACGCCTTACCAATCTCGGCCTCCGCCAGGTGCATGCGGAGTTCATCGAGGCGGGCAACGCCTTCGGCTGCACCGCAGCCCAGCTGCTCTTCAAGGTGCAACTGCCCAATGCACTGCCCTCCATCATGGCCGGCATCAACCAGACAATCATGCTGTCGCTCTCCATGGTGGTGATCGCTTCGATGATCGGCGCTGGTGGCATTGGCAACACGGTGCTGACCGGTATCCAGCGCCTCGATGTCGGCACCGGCTTCGAGGGAGGGATCACAGTCGTCATCCTTGCGGTGATCCTCGACCGGACCACCCAAAGCTTCGGAAGGAAACGCGCCAGAGGCAGGCGCAGCCTCTTCCGTCGACCGGCGCAAGAACCCGCGGCTTCGGCCGCCGCCATGGTCTGA
- a CDS encoding glycine betaine ABC transporter substrate-binding protein, with protein MFKTLITMGLAAGISVGTFSTVLAEEKTPVKIGWAAWSDAEFVTKLAAKLIKDELGQEVDLVQTDVAPLYQGVGRGDLDAMMMAWLPETHADYFAKVKDKVTTLGTVYDGAKLGWVVPKYIPEDAIASIEDLKKDDVKQKLRGRIEGIDPGAGLTRLSEKAVKEYALDGYKLQISSEAGMLTTVDRAIRKEDWFVATSWSPHWMFGKYELRYIDDPKGALGKAEHVNVLAQKDFEKDNPEVAGFLSRMKLPIGDLEAAMFSAQEASYDEAVDKYIADHPEQIKAWLARDDG; from the coding sequence ATGTTCAAAACCCTCATTACCATGGGCCTTGCAGCCGGAATTTCGGTCGGCACCTTCAGCACGGTGCTGGCGGAAGAAAAGACGCCGGTGAAGATCGGCTGGGCGGCCTGGTCCGATGCCGAATTCGTGACCAAGCTTGCTGCAAAACTGATCAAGGATGAACTCGGCCAGGAGGTCGACCTGGTCCAGACCGACGTCGCGCCGCTCTATCAGGGCGTTGGCCGCGGTGACCTGGACGCCATGATGATGGCTTGGCTGCCGGAGACCCATGCTGATTACTTCGCCAAGGTGAAGGACAAGGTGACAACACTCGGCACCGTCTATGACGGGGCGAAGCTTGGCTGGGTTGTGCCCAAGTACATCCCCGAGGACGCCATCGCCTCCATCGAGGACCTGAAAAAGGACGATGTGAAGCAAAAGCTGAGAGGCCGTATCGAAGGCATCGATCCGGGCGCCGGGCTCACGCGCCTGTCCGAAAAGGCCGTCAAGGAGTACGCGCTCGATGGATACAAGCTTCAGATCTCCAGCGAAGCCGGCATGCTGACGACGGTTGACCGGGCCATCCGAAAGGAGGACTGGTTCGTCGCCACGTCCTGGAGCCCCCACTGGATGTTCGGCAAGTACGAGCTGCGCTACATCGACGACCCGAAGGGCGCGCTCGGCAAGGCCGAGCATGTGAACGTCCTCGCGCAAAAGGATTTCGAGAAGGACAATCCCGAGGTCGCCGGCTTCCTGTCGCGTATGAAGCTGCCGATCGGTGATCTCGAGGCCGCGATGTTCAGCGCGCAGGAAGCCTCCTACGATGAGGCCGTCGACAAATACATCGCCGACCATCCCGAGCAGATCAAGGCCTGGCTGGCCAGGGACGACGGCTAA
- the ligD gene encoding non-homologous end-joining DNA ligase, whose amino-acid sequence MAKRGGSNPVVKPDPMPDRIEPCLALLAPSPPAGPQWAFEIKWDGYRLVIYKEPDGSRIVTRGGHDWTERFPTIAEAVRRLPAETAILDGEAVALDEQGRLDFGALQHALGGRGGRRQAHEVIFYAFDLLYLDGHDMRDMPLSERKRALEPLIADAGPTIRLSEEVEAEGAAFLEASCAMGLEGIIAKDRTCAYRSGRRSGWLKIKCAQRAGFVIVGYEPSRVGLGGIGRLLLAARKGDGLVYVGGVGTGFNERTATLLREHLDKIAIELPTVDVGKRRAIFVVPNLVAEIEFRAWTKDGKLRHSSFKGLRDAVDSSAVLSLD is encoded by the coding sequence ATGGCGAAGCGCGGCGGCTCAAATCCTGTCGTCAAACCAGACCCGATGCCAGACCGCATCGAGCCATGCCTTGCGCTACTCGCTCCTTCCCCGCCTGCCGGTCCTCAATGGGCCTTCGAAATCAAATGGGACGGCTATCGGCTCGTCATCTACAAGGAGCCTGATGGTTCACGCATCGTGACGCGTGGCGGGCATGACTGGACCGAGCGGTTCCCCACCATTGCCGAAGCTGTCCGGCGCCTGCCAGCAGAGACCGCCATCCTCGACGGTGAGGCTGTCGCACTCGACGAGCAGGGTCGATTAGACTTCGGCGCCCTTCAACATGCTCTCGGTGGTCGCGGTGGCAGGCGGCAGGCGCACGAGGTCATCTTCTACGCCTTCGATCTGCTCTACCTGGATGGGCACGATATGCGCGACATGCCGCTGTCCGAGCGGAAGCGGGCGCTTGAACCGCTTATTGCCGATGCTGGGCCGACGATCCGCCTGTCGGAGGAGGTCGAAGCCGAGGGCGCCGCCTTCCTCGAGGCAAGCTGCGCAATGGGGTTAGAGGGTATTATAGCCAAGGATCGGACCTGTGCTTATCGATCCGGGCGCAGGAGCGGATGGCTCAAGATCAAATGCGCCCAAAGAGCGGGGTTCGTGATCGTCGGCTACGAGCCGTCGCGTGTGGGGTTGGGGGGCATCGGCCGGCTGCTGCTTGCGGCGCGCAAGGGCGATGGCTTGGTCTATGTGGGCGGGGTAGGGACCGGCTTTAACGAGCGGACGGCCACGCTGCTGCGCGAACACCTCGACAAGATCGCGATTGAGCTGCCGACAGTCGATGTCGGGAAGCGACGTGCAATTTTCGTCGTGCCGAACCTCGTTGCCGAGATCGAATTCCGGGCGTGGACGAAAGATGGAAAGCTGCGGCATTCATCGTTCAAGGGGCTGCGGGACGCGGTGGATAGCAGCGCGGTCCTTTCACTCGATTGA
- a CDS encoding Fic family protein → MQWNWQQADWPNFTYDVENLALLEQKFLQSSGEVIGAVRHFSEDDSSQLRIELLSDEAVKTSEIEGEFLDRASVQSSLRQQFGLNTDGRPVRPQERGIAEMMADVYQHWSGSLHHEELFHWHSMLMAGNRHIETIGAYRRHDDAMQIVSGRLDKPTIHFEAPPSRQVGPEMELFVDWFNRSGPSGQAPLPAVTRAAIGHLYFESIHPFEDGNGRIGRALAEKSLAQNIGQPSLISLAYTIEGNRKTYYSELERHQRKLDITGWVIYFSNTILEAQQATIDRIAFFIQKAKFYDRFRGRLNERQQKVIARIFREGITGFKGGLSAENYISITATSRATATRDLQQLVEIGALTRTGERRHTRYALQLQEVRQSNVR, encoded by the coding sequence ATGCAATGGAACTGGCAACAAGCTGACTGGCCAAATTTCACATATGACGTTGAGAACCTGGCCTTATTGGAGCAGAAATTTCTCCAGTCTTCGGGCGAGGTGATCGGTGCAGTTCGGCATTTTAGTGAAGACGATAGCAGCCAACTGCGGATCGAATTGCTAAGCGATGAGGCGGTCAAAACCTCTGAGATCGAGGGCGAGTTTCTCGATCGAGCAAGCGTTCAGTCGTCGCTGCGCCAGCAGTTTGGCCTCAACACAGACGGTCGTCCGGTCCGGCCGCAAGAGCGCGGGATCGCAGAAATGATGGCCGATGTTTACCAGCACTGGTCTGGCTCACTTCACCATGAGGAACTTTTCCATTGGCACTCGATGCTGATGGCCGGAAACCGGCACATCGAAACGATTGGAGCCTATCGTCGCCACGATGATGCAATGCAGATTGTCTCTGGTCGTCTGGATAAACCGACGATCCATTTTGAGGCACCTCCATCTCGCCAAGTCGGGCCCGAGATGGAGCTTTTCGTCGACTGGTTCAATCGATCCGGGCCAAGTGGGCAAGCTCCTTTACCTGCGGTGACCCGTGCGGCTATCGGACACCTCTACTTCGAAAGCATACATCCCTTCGAAGACGGAAATGGCCGAATTGGGCGTGCGTTGGCCGAGAAGTCCCTGGCGCAGAACATCGGACAGCCGAGCTTGATTTCGCTTGCCTATACGATCGAGGGCAATCGAAAAACCTACTATTCGGAACTTGAGCGCCACCAGCGGAAGCTCGATATTACTGGATGGGTTATCTATTTTTCGAATACGATCCTAGAGGCCCAACAGGCAACAATTGATCGCATTGCCTTCTTCATTCAAAAGGCAAAATTCTACGATCGGTTTCGGGGCCGGCTTAATGAGCGCCAGCAGAAAGTCATAGCCCGCATATTTCGAGAGGGTATTACGGGCTTCAAAGGCGGCCTGAGCGCGGAAAATTACATTTCCATCACAGCCACATCGCGAGCGACGGCAACGCGTGACCTCCAGCAACTTGTCGAGATCGGCGCACTGACTCGCACCGGAGAGCGGCGACATACACGCTACGCCCTGCAGCTTCAAGAAGTTCGCCAGAGCAACGTACGGTAG